TTTGTCTTTCTCTCATTTAAATTCCCATCCTTACAAGAGCAAAGGTTACTGAAATCCTCTTCGTTAAAAAACTTCATCTTTTGAAAATAacccttttttttctattgttgaatttgatttaaaataggTTTGAGTGATTGATGTTGTTCTTAGTATTATAGGCAGTGAAGATAGATTGCATGTGAGAAAGGGTGGCTATGTAATGGTGGGGGTTCATATGTGGTGGGGTGGAGCTATGAAGTGTGCTGGCAATAGATAGGACTATGAAGTGTAAGGGATGGTGAGTGATGGTGATGATAGGTAATGATGGTGGTGAAAGGATAACAACGGTGGTGGGTGGTGGTGATGATAAtgatagaaagagaaaagtgacgaaaaagaaacagcaaaaaatGAAGAGGAGGACAGCATCAATAATGTGCATAAATTAAGATTTTCGAGACCAAATTGGATCCTAAATCAAATCTTGTTGTCACTTGGCCGTTGCAGCTCCTAGCATGTTAATATTTGCCACCTAAGCATTTCATTAACCGACTCGGCGTCGAAAAAACCTAGGGACTAAAATGGTGCCCAAAACTATATCTGAGATACTACTATgggtaattttgaatttcaaaaccAAAATGAATAATCGCGTGAATCTCAAAAACCAAAATAGGAATTAGTCGATGAAATAAATAGGTTATATCATCACACTTTTTTTTACGATTATCactaaaactaaatctaaatggTAGAAATGTCATCAAATTAATCCATTTCTAGGTACTCAGTTATGGTGGCCATTCCCCCATAGCAATTATCACGTAAAAGTGAGTGTCATCAAACATAATGGTAAATGTCATCATGTTTCAAAAATCCCTCGGGTCAAACTACAGAGATGGGGACGAGAGAGATAAAATATCTTCCCCCAAAATATCTATGCATTCATTATACAAGGCCAAAGAGTCACAAGAAGTCTCCATGCTGAAAATCTTCCTGCTGTTTTGGCATCTCAAAATGCTGGGGGGCGGAATGCTATCTTGGAGGATAGATGGCTAACAAATGTTCCTCTATGTTTATGCAAATGCTGACAAGATATTCTTCTTAAGTGTCAACTCATCAGCCTTTGACGGGCTAACAGCCTGCATCAATCAAACATGGACCATGGAGTACAAAAGATGTAAATTTGCTTCAGAATCAtgtctctaattttatttttcttgatttaagctttttcctttttgggttgataaagggaaaaaaaacaACTATGGCAGTGGCATCATCCGAGAGAAGAGAAACAATAGATGAAGGGGGAACAAGACACAGATGTAGGCCCAAatcaaaataatgacccaaactAATAACTATAGGACAGATGTTTTCTCGACACATCCCCGACAACCTTGTGAATAAGAAGCCTTCATTTTAAGGTTAAAAGGTATTTTTTATGATGTGACTTCTTCCTCAATATTCCTTGACAAAAACAAGTTCTTATTAAAAACTGCTTATAATTTATGAATGATTTCTTGACAGATATAAACTTTTTCCTTCAATGTCCCCTTTTTTTCTACAAAATAGTTcaaaataaagcaataaaaataagttaaacctTGGTTATTTTAACTGAGAATATTACCTTCTCAAGAATGCGCTCCAGGCGCTGGATTTCATTCTTGGCATAATCAGAACCTTTCTCAGTAAATTTCTTTGCAGCCTTCACGTACATCTTTCCATACCTAGTGAAACAGAGTTATATTATTGCATCCAGGTTAACAACTATCTGAACAAGGAAACCATTGGAATTACGCATCTCTGCCCTAACTGCTTCCTCATAAACTTTTGGCCGTTaacaagaaaaagcaaagcGACGCCAACATAAAAGCAATTCAATTACGGCAATATCCTACATAATGGTGATGTTACCTTGAAGCAGAACCCTGGAGCTTATCAACTTCCTCTTCAATGCGGGAAAATACTGCCTTTTTATCTTCATCACCCGCAGCAACAAACTCCTTTACCAAGGCATCCAAGCTTTCAACAATACCAGCCTACAAAAAAGTATCAAATATATGAACAAAATGCAGAACATAAAACTCCGAAACCACCACCACAAGGAGAAAAAAAGTTCTTGTTTTCCCCTCTTAAATAGCATATTACTCACTTTTGATGTAAGCTGTCCTTTCCCATCACGACTTGTACCACATTTCTCATTGATAAATGTCACAAAGTCATCCAAGTCCCTCCCACCTTCATAATCTTGTCCAGCTTTGTTGGTCTTTGGAAAGAACTTCAATGTAGGAAACCCACTCACATCATACCTGCACAAAGATTCCAGCAGatccaaattatttatcatattgTGATCTTCCGGGCCTATGATCTTCACCAACTTTGTTGCTCATGTTTTGTCAGACTTTAATCATCCGTTTCACTTCATTTATAATATACTGAAGTGAGCTGAGAAATATAACGCATGACAATATACTAGAGGTAAAACTGCACCATGACTTGAAAAAAACAAAGACAAACAATGAAGCCTTTCAACATGTGCCTTCATCTTAAAATAACTCCCTTCTTCGGTTGGAATATTCAGAAAGATTTATGCCTATCGAAGACTAGTTTTCTTAAACAAATAGATTGGGTTGCTAAAACGTACTTTTCAGCAAGATCCCTGTGTTTATCAGCATCGAGATTCGCAATCACTACATCTTCCTCAAGTTTAAATGCTGTGGCAACTTTCTCATAAGTCTACAGGTGGAATAAAAATAGTGAAACTTCATATTATTTAACCCAAcattaaattgataacaaggtaaaataagatatttactTACAGGAGCAAGGTTTTTACAGTGTCCACACCtgacagaattacaaaagtcaatAAGatttaatgatataaaattacaGCCAAGTACCATGGTGCGTAAAACTCAACCAATACATCCTTAGTTTCATCCAGAACAATGTCGTTAAAATTCTCAGCTGTGAGCACCACAACATTGGAGGGAGTTGCAGCAATCTTCACATTGGTTCCTGTAAACAAAATCCCTTGTCAGAAAGTACCACTATATGTGCAAGGatgaaaaaaaacattaaacGAGAATAAGGTATAAGTAAAAGATAACTAAAAATTGGGCTGATGCTCCACCTCATCACTAGTAAAGCTAAAATAACTAGATGAAGTGAGCAGAGTGCAGACTATGTTTCACTATGTGACATGATTTGATTCCACATATGACCTATTCAGGAAGCTACTGATAGGAACAGATTTGGATTGGTTTATAGGAGGAGAGGTAAGGAGTAGATAAGCTGAATTTTCACTACTTAATTCAAAATTGTTGCTGGTTGGCTGCCAGTTAGCTCTTTTAAGCTAGTATAGCAGGTTAGGAGCAGTAGTTCTAAGCTTAACTACTGCCAATAAATACTAGGGATTAGTTAGTTCTAGTTAGAGAGAAAATTCTGTTCAGTTTATTAGTTCAGGAGAGGAAAATTCTCTCCACAGTTGGTTAGATCCAACTGTGTATTTCAAACAGTACCTCCTTCTGTATTGACAAACTCAGCAAGTGATTCTGCAGTGCGTGGCCCCTCGTACCTAcagattatatttaaaattcagGTATTAAGCATGAAGGAAGGACAGCTTTGACAAAACAGGTAACCATGAAATGAGACAAAATATAGTATCAATCCTCACTTTTTGGGTTCCAAAGATCCCTTTGGGAACCACTGAATTGTTGGGTACCCAGAGACACCATATTTGCTGCAAACACTCTTGTGTTCATCACAGTCCACCTGCAACACGTTAAAAAGTAAACCTTTTCAATTTATCAATGAAAAAGGTCAACAAGAAACCATACAGCATAAGCATTATATGGAATGTGAACCAAGTCTTATTACTTTTCTCAGTCTGTCCCCTCTCTTTCACTTCTTCAGTTTATGATTACTTCATTATAACAACCATATTTGTTTAATAccagagaaaaaaaaggaagggaTATCATTTTGAAGATGTACGAGAAAGTAAAGGGAAGGAATGTATTTCATTACATAAGAAGATATGTGCTAGATgctaatttaagaataaaaactaAAGAATCAAAATGATAGattatcccaaaaaaaaaaatctttctaCCATCCTAGTTAACTAAAACTTGACATTGAACCATAAATACATAAGAACCCTGGCACTCAACAGACATTGCAAAATGAATCATATTTGAAAGGTGCTGAATAtagagaaagtgaaaaacacCACTTTGCTTGCTTACCTTGCCAATTAAAACAGATTTAGCTTTCTTGAAGCTGGAACCGAGCTTTTCATATTCAGGGGCAAGCTTTTTACAGTGCCCACACCTATGGTAACAAAAGTGGTATGAGAAATACAGATCGAGAATTAGGAAAAAAATGTGCATCTTATCTTTGCTGGATCGCAAAACAAAATTGACACGATGAATCACCCGACAGAGTGAAAACCTAGCaactttctatatatatatatataatgaactCAGAACCTTCGGTTGGCACAAAAAAAGTCTCGTTGGTACCCTCACTCTCTCTAGTGTCATTTATACAGAGATCTTATCATCTAATAACTTATATTAAAGGAATCAAATCAAAGAATATAAAGGTAAACATCTATTAATCtacaaaatcaaagagataaAGGACAATAACACATTCTATTCGAACTGTATACTGAACTAAACCCTAAATAAGGTAAAATTTGAATCAACAAAGGAACCAAAAATGGATTggtgattattttattttattaccaaGGAGCGTAGAACTCAACGAGTGCTCCTCTGTCCTGACCAACCTCCTTCTCAAAGTTATCTTCGGTGAGCACAACAACATCGTCTGCAGAGACAGATACGAAGACGAGAGCAAACACCAACACTCCCAACGCTAAACCCCTGCTCCAGATCTGTGCACGCGTCAAAGTGTCAGAGGTGTTCGGGGTTAATTAATGGTCTAATTGTTCTGCCTATTTACAAAGATCGAAGCATAAAAGTGGAACCAGATATTGCCTTCATCAATTATTCATCATACTATTATATTATCAAACATGGAGTGCTACTATCTGTTATGCTTTAA
The genomic region above belongs to Arachis duranensis cultivar V14167 chromosome 3, aradu.V14167.gnm2.J7QH, whole genome shotgun sequence and contains:
- the LOC107477541 gene encoding probable protein disulfide-isomerase A6 — its product is MHRKLDNGILVAQLHSRKKIWSRGLALGVLVFALVFVSVSADDVVVLTEDNFEKEVGQDRGALVEFYAPWCGHCKKLAPEYEKLGSSFKKAKSVLIGKVDCDEHKSVCSKYGVSGYPTIQWFPKGSLEPKKYEGPRTAESLAEFVNTEGGTNVKIAATPSNVVVLTAENFNDIVLDETKDVLVEFYAPWCGHCKNLAPTYEKVATAFKLEEDVVIANLDADKHRDLAEKYDVSGFPTLKFFPKTNKAGQDYEGGRDLDDFVTFINEKCGTSRDGKGQLTSKAGIVESLDALVKEFVAAGDEDKKAVFSRIEEEVDKLQGSASRYGKMYVKAAKKFTEKGSDYAKNEIQRLERILEKAVSPSKADELTLKKNILSAFA